The Colletotrichum destructivum chromosome 7, complete sequence genome contains the following window.
CTCGCTGCTTACGGTGCGACTGACGAACTGGTGGTTATTAGCTGAAGCGTTTGCAAGACTTGCGCATCCAGCCATGGCCTCGAACGGAGTCGGGGGCCCTTTCAAGGAGCCGAGCAAAGAGGTCGACGCGACGCAGGTGCAGGCCTCAACGgacacctcggcctcgtcgctgCGGGAGCAGGTCGCCCAGCAGTACGGCTCTACGGACGATCATATCTTCTCGGACCCCAGTGTCGCCGACCACTGGCGCAAGGTGTACGAGAAGGCCCAATACGAGAACCGCCATCGCTTCGACCCAAGTTATGAATggtcggccgaggacgagaagaagctggtcAGAAAGGtacgacgatgccgccggccCGCCGTGTTTCTGCGAGTGGGACGAGTTCTTTTTCTGGTGTAGAGCGGGAACTAACTCTAAGGGACGCGGCTTTAGATCGACAAGAGGATCATGGTGTGGGCTTGGGTTCGTACACACCCCTCCCTTTCCCGTTGACGGGATTTGAGCTGGCAGGTAGCTGATTGGTGTGGTATTCCAGGTCATGTTCTGCGCTCTCGACCTTCACCGACGAAATATCAACCGTGCGATTTCCGACAACATGGTGAGAAGAGCCCTCCCCGGGAGACGACTACGGCCGATGTCTGACTGACGTTGGAAATGAAAAGCTTCCCGAACTAGGAATGACCACGAACGACTTCAACTATGGGCAGACGGTCAgttcccttcccccctctctcccccgaTGGGTGTCGTGTTGATAGGCTCACACATGGGGGGTGTAGATTTTCCTGCTGTCGTTCCTCGCCGCGGAGTTGCCCAGCGGCCTCATCAGCAAAAAATTAGGGGCTGATAGATGGATCCCTTCAATCATGGTAGGCTGGTCCATCACGGCCGGCTGTCAGGCGTTTTTGTCGAATCGCGCTGGGTTCTACGCCGTCAAGGCGATGCTCGGTCTCTTGATGGGCGGCTTCATTCCGTgagttttttcttttgtgGGGATGAGAGAAACCGTGGTGGCAGGTGCCAGGCGGCACCACATGTTGGGCGGGACGTGCTTTGCTGACCATCTGCCGGCTGCAGTGACATCGTCCTTTGGCTCACGTACTTTTACAAGTCCAATGAGCTGCCGCTGAGACTGGCGTGGTTCTGGACCGCGCTGAGCACTGTCAACATTGTGGGATCCCTGGTGGCTGCCGGTGTGCTCCAGATGCGAGGCGTGGCGGGATGGGCTGGATGGAGATGGCTGTGAGtattccccctcccccctcctccacatCATCATGACaggggggtggtggttgtggcaTCCGACGCTGAAGGCTAACATGGTCGACTGACTagcttcctcctcgagggaATCGCGACCCTAATCATCGGCATCTTTTCGTGGGGACTCATGCCTCCTGGCCCCACGCAGACCAAGAACTGGTTCCGGGGCAAGGAGGGATGGTTTACCGAGCACGAGGAGCTCATCATGGTGAACCGTCTGCTGCGGGACGACCCGAGCAAGGGTGACATGCATAATCGGTACGACTCACACATACTAGatcccccttttttccctttccgGCACCCCATGACAATAGCTGATCCCCCCGAGCAGAGAAGCCGTCGGGCCGTCCCTCCTCTTGAAGGCGGTCAAGGACTGGGAGCAGTGGCCTCTGTACCTGATCGGCCTGACCACGTACatcccgccctcgccgccaaaCACGTACCTGTCCTACATCCTGCGGCGTCTGGGCTTCTCGACGTTCCAGGCGAACCTGCTCGCGATCCCCTCGCAGTTCCTCTTCGCTGTCAACCTCTTGATCATCTCGTGGGTGTCCGGACGCGTCAAGGAGCGGGCCATCGTGTCGTCCATCTCGAACTGGTGGATTTTCCCGTGGCTCGTGGCGCTCGtggcgctgccgtcgtcggccagcaCCTGGATAAGGTACGCAATGCTGACGGGCCTCCTGAGCTACCCGTACTGCCACGCGATCCTCGTGGGGTGGAACGCCAAAAACAGCAACGCGGTGCGCACGCGGGCCGTCAGCGCCGCGCTGTACAACATGTTTGTGCAGGCGGGCAACATCGCGGCGTCCAACATCtaccgcgacgacgaccagccGCTGTACCGCCGCGGGAACAAGATCCTGCTGGGTATTTGCTGCTTCAACATTGTGCTTTTCTACTTCGTCAAGGCCTTTTACATCTGGCGCAACAAGGTGCGCGACAGGCGCTGGAACGCCATGaccaaggagcagcaggaggactacgtcctcaacaccaccgaCGAGGGACAACAGAGGCTGGACTTCCGGTTCTCTCACTAAGACGCCACGAACGATCTTGGGGTAAACGAGACTCGAGCCTTCCGTGTTGAACGCAGAGGTTGCCTAAACGCCTCAACGCCAACCAGAAGGATCCAAGCTGCCCTCACTGCTGCTGACTGTTCTTTCTCGCCATCTCCGAtgcgcatcgtcgtcgggccTCACGGGGAGTATCAAATGTAGAATGATAATAGACCAAGTGATTGTGCACTCAACCCTGGTTTGGATTGTTGGCTGTGATGCGTGGGTACTGTTGACGCGAATGCATTTCGAGGTTGATTTGGGGTGGAATAACAGAAAATGCACATCACCGAACTGCCGAGTGTCAATTCTCATCGACAACATTACATAATCGAGATCATTACATAATCTGACGGTTTTCGATAAGATGTGATAAGATATCGAGCTTGCACAACAAACAAACGCCCCTTGGCTAACAAGAGGCTTGATACAACTGGGGAGCTCTTTAAACCATGCAGTTAGACTAGCTTTCTTGCGTTGAAAAAAGTCTCTGGTGTCGCCGCATGGGCTTCAAGCAAAAGCAATCTCAATCTACCAAA
Protein-coding sequences here:
- a CDS encoding Putative major facilitator superfamily, MFS transporter superfamily, encoding MASNGVGGPFKEPSKEVDATQVQASTDTSASSLREQVAQQYGSTDDHIFSDPSVADHWRKVYEKAQYENRHRFDPSYEWSAEDEKKLVRKIDKRIMVWAWVMFCALDLHRRNINRAISDNMLPELGMTTNDFNYGQTIFLLSFLAAELPSGLISKKLGADRWIPSIMVGWSITAGCQAFLSNRAGFYAVKAMLGLLMGGFIPDIVLWLTYFYKSNELPLRLAWFWTALSTVNIVGSLVAAGVLQMRGVAGWAGWRWLFLLEGIATLIIGIFSWGLMPPGPTQTKNWFRGKEGWFTEHEELIMVNRLLRDDPSKGDMHNREAVGPSLLLKAVKDWEQWPLYLIGLTTYIPPSPPNTYLSYILRRLGFSTFQANLLAIPSQFLFAVNLLIISWVSGRVKERAIVSSISNWWIFPWLVALVALPSSASTWIRYAMLTGLLSYPYCHAILVGWNAKNSNAVRTRAVSAALYNMFVQAGNIAASNIYRDDDQPLYRRGNKILLGICCFNIVLFYFVKAFYIWRNKVRDRRWNAMTKEQQEDYVLNTTDEGQQRLDFRFSH